From the Mammaliicoccus sciuri genome, the window GGATATCGAAGAATTTATATTTATCTGAGATTATATACTAAATTCCAGGTTAATCATAAACGCGTATATAGAATTATGAAGAAGTATGGATTAAAAGCTGTCATTAGAAAAAAGAGAAGGCAATATAAACTTAGTAAGCCAGAAATCACTTCTCAAAATATCCTAAACAGAAAATTTACAACAAGTAAAGTTAATAAGGTCTGGTTAACAGATGTGACAGAATTTAAATTGAAAAATGGATCTAAAGTGTATTTAAGCGCTATTTATGATTTAGGTGCTAAGAAAGTCATCAGCCATGTAGTCTCATCTCAAAACAATAATAAGCTTGTATACGATACCTTTAACAAAGCCATAATTAAAAGAAATACCGAAGGCATTATATTTCATAGCGACAGAGGATTCCAATATACGAGTATTCTATTTAGAGAGATGATTAAAAATGCTTCTATGAAGCAAAGCATGTCTCGTGTAGGTAGATGTATTGATAATGGTCCTATGGAAGGCTTTTGGGGGTTACTCAAATCAGAGTTATTCAAAGACAAATCTCAAACATTCAATGATATAAAACACGCCACAAAGCAAATAAATGAATATATAAAATTTTATAATTCTAAAAGAATTTCATTAAAAATGGCTGCGCTTATAAAAGCACAGCCAACATATTGATTACTTTTTTTAGTGTCTACTTGACAGGGTTATGTTCAATGCGCTGTGCACCCGTAATTTTGACTAATGGGATATGGTATTTCTTCGCTACTTCACCAAGACGAATGAGTTGATCTGCATCTGTTACACCGCCACGCATTTGTGGAATAACAGAGAATGTGCCGTCTTTTTGAATATTGGCATGGTAACGTTCGTTCGCAAAGCGTGAAGCTTTTTCATCTTCATGGTCATGAGGGTATACCATGTTTAAATAGTAGTTAATAGCAGGGCGGCATTTTGGACATCCACCTTTATCTTTAAAGTCTAATACGTGTCGAACTTCTTTAGATGTTTTTAAACCTTTAGCTCGAATTTGAGTAACGATTTGGTCTCTTGTAAGACTTGTACATGCACAAATACCTGTTGGCGCTGCAGCAACAAAGTCGTCACCAAGTGTATATTCTAAGAGCTCAGCGATTTGACCTTTACACTTACCACATGAGTTACCAGCTTTCGTCACACGTGTGACATCAGCTACGGACGTTAAACCTTGATCTTTAATCGCTTCTACGATGACACCTTTAGAAATGCCGTTACACCCGCAGATTGTTTCATCGTTATCCATTTCAGCAACGCTAATCGCATCAACTTCTCCTGCTTTATGAAGAATTGAAACAAGTGTATATTCATCGATTGTATCGCCTTTTTTCATCATATTATAAAAGCGATTGCCTTCTTCTGTATCACCATAAAGTACTGCACCGACAATCGTCTTATCTTTGACGAAGATTTTCTTATAAATGTTATCGACACCGTTAAAAGTTTCAATACCACGGACACCTTCACTTTCAGTAATCCAACCTGCACTAAATAAATCGCAGCCTGATACTTTTAAAGAAGTAAAGGTCGTTGATCCTTTGTAACCTTCAGTTGGAATGCCCGTAATATGATCTGCCAGGACTTTACCTTGGTCATATAGTGGGGCAACAAGACCGTATACTTTTGAACGGTGTTCTGCACATTCTCCAACTGCATAAATTTCTGGGTCACTTGTGCGCATGAAATCGTCTACTACGATACCGCGTCCAATTTCTAATCCAGCTGCACGTGCTTCTTTCTTTACTGGACGAATACCAACTGCCATCACGACCATGTCTGTTGCGATGACACGTCCATCTGATAATCGAATACCTTCAACATGACGTTCACCAATGATTTCTTGTGTATTGGCTTGTAGTTCAAATTTAATACCTTGCTTTTCAAGGTCTGCTTTTAAAAGTTCTCCTGCTTTACGATCTAGTTGAACTTCCATCAACCATTCTGCTAAATGTACAACTGTGACGTCCATACCTTGATCTACAAGTCCTCGTGCGCATTCTAGTCCCAGTAAACCGCCACCTATGACGATGGCACGTTTTTTAGTCTGAGCTGTTTCTATCATTTTTTCAGTATCATCGATGGTTCTGAAACCGACGACGCCTTCTAGACGAGAACCATCAATCGGTAGTATGAATGAATCAGAACCCGTCGCAATAATCATTTGGTCATATGATACTTTCACGCCATGTTCTGTTTCGACTTGTTTCAGTTCACGATCAATTTTTACAACTTTATCACCTGTTATTAATCGAATGTTATGTTCTTCATACCATTCATAAGGGTTCATAATCGTTTCTTCTTTTGTCATTTTATTTTGAAGAATGTTTGATAACATGATGCGGTTATAGTTTGGATAAGGTTCTTTACCGATGATTGTGATTTCAAAGCGGTCTGGATCGCGTTCTAGAATTTCTTCAATTGTACGGACACCAGCCATACCATTACCGATCATTAAAAGTTTTGTTTTACTCATGCATATCCTCCTTCGTTGAATCTAACCATGCTTTAATTTTCGCTGCATAGTGTTGTGTTCGTTAAATATCTTGGCCGTGTGAGCTAATGCTGATTGTTAGGCCATTATGTTCAATATCTAAGCTGTTATAAAAGTCGGATTGTTTGCGATCCCCGGTATGATTGACCCATTGAGAGGATAGGGCGTCTTGAGCAACTCGGTCATTCGTTTCGGGATGGTTCGTTGCGATAATAATTAAATCTGCATGGGCAATATGTTCTCGTTGATAGTCCGCTTGTATAAGGCGGATATGTTTGGTTGGTTGAATCGTATCAAAGTGCTCATGAAATTCACGTGCAATAACATCGATTGAGCAAGGTTCTGATTTCAATTTAGAGAACTTTCTCCATGCAATTTGGCCGCCACCAATGATTACGACATGTTTACCTTTAAGGTTAAGTTGAACTGGATACATCCGGTACCGCCTCACATTCAGCAATTCTTAAATGTACGATGTCTTTTAATAACGGATGAAAATTAATAGCCGTCGTATATGTGATAGGGTTCGGTAAACCTAGAGATTCTATTTGACGTTTCGACTTATTTACAAGGAAACCATCATAGAAGAAAAATGGAATAATTAATAATTTACGATGCTTTTTAGCGATTTTCGGTAACGTTTCTTTAAAGCGAAGTTCACCATAGACCATACTTGGGTAACATGGATTTTGAGCTGTTGATAGTTCGTGACAAATTCGTGTAAGTGCAACATCCGGTTCATCAAAGCGTGCATTACCGTGAGCAAGTACGACAATGCCAGTTTCATCATCAATGTCGTCTTTGTAAGCTTCAAGTTGAGAAGCAACCCAGTTTGTCATAATCGGGTGTGTGCCTAAAGGTTTACTTAATATAAACTGCACGTTCGGATTATTTTCTTGAAATGATTCATATAACGCTTCGATATCTTCGTAATAATGAGAAGCGGTAAACAATAATAACGGCACAAGATGAATACGTGAATAACCAGCATCAACCGTTTGTTGAATCACTTCATCTAATAAGATCTCTTCACTTTCTAAAAAGGCCACCTCATAATCAATCTCATCACTATTAAAAGTTTGATGAATAAAATTTAATAACGTTTCATTTAACTTTCCCTTTCTCATACCATGAACAACTAAAATCGTCTTTCGCATGACAATCCCTCCTACATCTTTATTCTAAAACAATATAACGAAAGTTTGTGAATTTTTTCTCAAAAAGAAGAAAAATAGGGAATTCCCTATATCATAACGTGAATAAATGAATCGTGCGTATAATTTTTTGTAATAACTGACAAAAAGGGTTTAATTGAAGCAGGAGAAATTGTCTTCTTTACACTTATCATCGGTGGGATGTTTATGGTGTTAAGACGTACAGGTATTATTGAAATTGGCGTGGATAAACTTGCACGTCAGTTTATAAATAAAAATATTTAGATTATTCCAGAATTAACAACAGTATTTGCGAGTATTGCTACATCTATTGCATTGTGTGGTACAGTATTCGGCTTCACGGTCGGTGTGTTGAACCCAATCAATACCGGGTTAGCACAAAAATTATCAGGTATTCCAACATTTTCAGGACTTGGATTACGTTTAGTTATTTTTGTGATTGTACTATTTGTAACGATATTATTTACGAGGATTTCAAGTTTAAGTTAGCCACCTATAATGACTGAGGTGTACACAAGGGTTAACCGTATTCGAACCTGTTGAGGATTGATTGGTTTTAATCAATTAATACTCAACAGGTAACCAAAGCTAAGACTTTAGCTTTGGAAAGATTCATACAGATTGAGGTGCTTTAAACTTTCTGCCATATTATGATGAGCTGTGTTGTAATTTAAAGTCTTTCTAGGATAGTCATTCATATATTGTTGTATGGCTTTTATGAAGCGTTTTTGAACATTGGATAAATCATGTGCTTTTGGAATAAAACGACGAATCATTTTATGTTGGTTTTCACTTGTCCCACGTTCATATGATGAGAATGGATGTGTGAAGTATATTTCTATCATATGGCCAAATTCTTCATACAGCGATGCAAATTCTGAACCATTGTCAGATGTGATAGATTTGAAGATTTTTGGTGCTTTTTCGCCTAAGGAGTCAAATAAGTTTTTCAATGCGTGAGACACCGCATCAGCACTTTTACTCTCTATTATTTCTAGTATTTCAAAACGCGTTTGTCTCTCAACAAGTGTTAAGATAACTGGCTTTGACTTGTCTTTAGTTCCTATTACGGTATCTATTTCCCAGTGACCAAAAGACTGACGTGATTCAATTTCACTAGGACGTGTCTCAATACTTGGACCGAGCACTCGACTGTGTGGATGATTATGGTAGCTATTCTGAGTAGAGTGACGTCTTTTTAATTTTTCTAGTAGATCAATATTCTTAGTTTCCATGATTTGTTGATCTATCCAAGCATATACTGTCGTTGTTGAAGGGATTTTTTCTCTTTCAAAACATTGTTCCTTGTGAGCATATGCCACGACTGCTTCAGGTGACCAGCGTTTCTTTTTCATGAGGTGATCTGCCCATGGAATAAATAATGGGTTCTTCTTCCATAAGGGCTGAGCACCACATTGTTGTCTGTTTTGTCGATAACGTTGTTGACCTAGTGAAGAAAAATAAATTTGCGTCTCATATTCATAGACTTTATGTTGTTGTTTTTGTCGTTTAATTTGACGTGTTGTTCCTCGATGAATTTCGTTATTGATTGTTTGAGGTGCACGTCCTAATTCACGCGCGATTGCACGATTTGAAAAACCTAAATTTTTAAGTGTTTCTATTTGAACACATTCTTCATAACTTAAGTGTGTTCCTTTATGGTTTGTCATGTTAGAATAAGTATGCGTCATGTGAATTCATTCCTTTATTGATTTGGTCTGGTAGCCTCAATAATAACATGAAATTCACGTGGCGTTTTTTTGTCTAAAGGTGGCTAAGTTGATTATAAAATCCACCACGATATTATTTATTATGAAATACGCTAAAAAAGTTAAAAAAGATCCTTCAATTAGTTTGGTTTATCATGATGATACTGAGAAGCGACATATGTACAAAGATATTACGAATCAAGAATCACTCGTTGCGACTAAACGACAAAAAATTGGTATCGGCGTCATGCTCTTATTCTTTATCATTCTTGTATACAGGGTTATTACACAAGGATGGTTTATGGTAGAAATGTCAGGTCTTTTCATAGTTATGGGTATTGTAGTAGGTCTCGCACGTTCAATCGCTGTTGTACTTGAGGATGGAAAAATTATGGACAGTATCGTTCGTGGATTAGGTTCTGTTATCGATGGAGCAACACCAACAGTAGTCGGCATGTATATCGTACAAGTGCTGATTAATTTTATTATTTCTTCAGGAAGCGGACAAGCCTTAGTGACAATGCCAATTATGGCACCGTTAGCAGATATGTTAGGTATTACTAGACAGACCCCAGTCTTAGCCTTCCAATTAGGAGACGGATTTACACATGTCTTCTATCCAACAAGCGGGTACTTTATGGCAGCATTAGCAATCGGAGGCGTATCATATACAAAATGGATCCGATTCTTCTTCCCACTCTTTATCGTATGGGGTGTCATTTCAATCATTTCATTAATCTTTGCACAGTTGATTGGTTGGTCGTAGGGAGAAGGACTTAGTGGTTAGGAATTATAAAAGGTAGGGAGCGGGACAGAAATCTAATTTATATAAAAAGATTTCGTAGTCCCGCCCCGGCAAGGATGACTAGAGTTGAAAAAAGCTTGGTACAAGCGCATTTCGGGTTCAGACATCTACTGCCAAGTTGTAAAAATAGACTGAAACATTACATTATGTCTCAGTCTCTATTTCCTACGATTTGTCAACTACTACGTAGTAAAATGTATTTAAAATTGGCATCACTAAATAAGTCTTTATTATTTAATAATTTTTTCAATATGTTATGATTTATTTGAATAGATTATCAGTGTGGAGACAAGTGATAATCATATTCTTTATTATTTATAACTAGATAATGAATGGTTTTAAGTAGCTTGTTAACGCAAGCTATTGAAGCAGTCTTGTGGCCTTTGCCATTAGGCTGCTTTTTTAATTTGTAATAATAGTCGATAATATGATTTTTAAATAACCTTTGACCCAACAGGAAATTTTTAATGATTAAGTAAAATAATGATCTAGCATGTTTGTTTCCACGTTTGTTAATTTTATCTTTAAAATGCGTTTTACCAGACTGATATCTTTTTATATCAATGCCTACATATGCATTCAATTGTTTATGAGAATCAAAGGATTTGATGTCACCTAATTCGCCAATAATCATTATGGCTGTTAAATCACCAATGCCAGGAATAGATTTAATTATTTTAAATTCTTCGAATTCCTCAGCTAACACTAATAACCTTTGTTTTATAGAAGCATGCCGTTTCATTAGATTTAATAAATCTTCAATCACATAAATTAATTTATCTGTTAAAAATGAATCTTTAGAAACAGAAGGATAACTGACCATAGAGAACTCTACGAGTTTTTTTTGCATATTGTGCTTTCTTTTTCTCTGATAGATTTTTTCTGTACAACTATTAATTGTATTTTTTAGTTCTTCAATTTCATTAGAATCAACAAAGTCAGGATGTGGGAACTTACTAGCTACTTGTAAAGCCAATTTTGAATATCTATCCTTAAATAGGTTTTGTAATTCTGGAAAAGTCATATCTAGTAACTGAATCAATTGGTTTTTTAAGTAATTTTGTTGATTGTTAATTTCTTCATAGTATCTTGTCAGTTCTCTCAGTTTTACGTATTTTTCTTCCATTAAATTTCTAGAAGGTTTTTTATTTATATTTTTAGCTAAAACGGCAAGTTTATGTGCATCAGATTTATCTGTTTTCCAATTTCTTAAAGAATTAGTTAGTAATTTTGCCTCAAGAGGGTTAATTACACAAAATGAAATGTTGTTAACTGTACAGAATTTCTCTAACACTTTTGAATATATACCAGTAGCTTCAAATAAAAAATATACTCCTGCGAAATCCTTTATATATTTGTTTAGTGACTCAAAACCATTATTATCGTGGGTAATTTCAAATTCTTTAACAAATTCATTGTTTGAATAATGTGCAATAAAACTCTTTCCTTTTCCAACATCTATACCAAAATATTCGATAAAAATCACTCCTAAGTTATTAAATTTAAGAAGCTTTAACTTCACTTAGCCTTACTTAGTTCATTTTCCTGTACACGATCTCAAGGGACCCAACATACTAAAATCGAATTCATAAGGAGAGTGAAGTTCTCCAGTTTTTGCTACGGGTTCTATGACCCTAGAGACCGATCGGAGTACTTCTCTCTTCTACTATTTCATATTCTTAAAATAAGTACCAACGGTATGAAAAAGAATATGAAAAAAGTAGCGAAGTTCATCTACCGTCGTAGATTACTTCGCTACTAATCTTAGTATGTTTTTTCTTTTGACTTATATACAAAACAAATGTATGATTATGAATATTAATACGAATTATAGTATATTTATTATAAAGGTGGGTACTCAATGAATCAGTTTATCGCATTAACAGAAAAGTATAGCCCGAATAATTATAGTCCATTAGATATTGTTTTGACTGAAGGTAAAGGTGCACATGTTAAAGATTCAGATGGCAATACATATATTGATTGTGTTTCTGGATTCTCGGTTCTAAACCAAGGGCATGGTCATCCTAAAATTATTCAAGCATTTTTAGATCAAAGTCAAAAGATTACAATGACTTCTAGAGCTTTGTATAGTGATAATTTAGGTGCTTGGGAAGAGAAGATTTGTAAGTTAGCCAATAAAAATAAAGTTTTACCTATGAATACTGGGACTGAAGCGGTAGAGACTGCCATCAAAGTAGCAACGAAATGGGGTCAAGATATCAAAGGTATCAATGCGCTTGATGCTGAAATTATTGCGATGGAAGGCAATTTTCATGGTCGAACAATTGGTTCGCTATCTCTATCATCAAACGATAGTTATAAAGAAGGCTTTGGTGTATTAGCAGGTAATATTAAATACAGTGAATTTGGCAATGCTGAAGAAATTGCTTCTCTTATCACACCAAATACAACAGCAATCATCTTAGAACTTATTCAAGGAGAAGGTGGCGTTCATATCCCACCTAAAAATTTCATTAAAGAAGTTAAAGCTTTGTGTGAACAACATCAGATTCTGTTGATTGCAGATGAAATCCAAGTAGGATTAGGTCGAACAGGCAAGATGTTTGCGATGGAATGGGAAGGTGTTGAACCTGATATTTATTTATTAGGAAAAGCTTTAGGCAGCGGTCTTTATCCTATTTCTGCGGTCGTAGCGAATGATGATGTCATGCAAGTATTGACGCCAGGTACACATGGTTCAACATTTGGAGGAAATCCTTTAGCATGTGCTGTTTCAATTGCAGCTTTGGATGTACTTATAGATGAGTCGCTTCCTGAACGTTCGCAAAAACTTGGTGAAAAATTATTAAATGGTTTGAAAAAAATAGATAGTCCAATTATAAAAGAAGTGAGAGGACGTGGGTTGTTTATCGGTATTGAACTTAATGAGCAAGCACAATCAATCGTATCAAGTATTAATGCACAAGGTGTCTTATGTAAAGAAACACAAGGCAATATTATACGTTTAGCACCACCACTCGTTATTGAAGAACAAGACATTGATACTATTGTTAATGTCATTACACAAACAATAGAAGAAAAATCAAAACAATATCAATCATAGAATTTTTATAAATTGTGAGTAAGGCATAAATCGATGTCTTATTCACTTTTCTTTTATGTTAAAATTTCCTGGGTATATATTTATATACACTCATTTTCAATGAAGGGAAGGATAATATGAAAATAGCAATAGTAGGTTCAGGTAATGGTGCCGTAACCGCTGCTCTAGACATGATATCTAAAGGACATGAAGTAAAATTATATTGTCGTAATCAATCTATTCATAAATTTGATAAAGCTTTTGAAAGAGGTGGCTTTGATTTTATAAATGAAGGTGACAAGACATTTGTTAAGTTTACGGACATAAGTGATGATATGTCGTATGTATTAAAAGATGCAGAAGTGATACAAATGATTATCCCTTCATCATTCATCGAACATTATGCGAAAACGATGGCGCCTCTTATTAACAATGATCAATTGCTCTTATTCAATATCGCAGCAGCTATGGGATCAATTAGGTTTATCAATGTGTTAGAGAAACAACATATTGAAACAATGCCAAAGTTTGCCGAATTGAATACATTAACGTACGGGACACGTGTAGATTATGATAAAGCAGAAGTGAATTTATCTCTTAACGTTCAGAAAGTACACTTCTCAACATATGATAAAAGCTATTTAACAGAAAGCTTTAAAACGATTAAAGAACTATATCCGTATATCGTTAAAGAAGAAAGTCTTTGGAAGACAAACTTAGAAAACGGGAATCCAGAAGTACATCCAGGTCCAACATTATTAAACGTAGGTAGAATAGACTATGCAGATGAATTTGCCTTATATAAAGAAGGTATTACACCTCATACTGTGAAGTTATTGCATGCAGTCGAATTGGAAAGATTATCACTAGGTAGAAAATTAGGTTTCGAACTTAATACAGCAAAAGGTGCACGAATAGAACGCGGTTATCTATCAAATGATGATGAAGACGAACCACTTAATAAATTATTTAATACAAGTCCAGTATTTTCACAAATCAATGGACCAAACGAAGTAGAAAATAGATACTTAACAGAAGATATCGCATATGGTTTAGTACTATGGTCAAGCTTAGGAAAAGTAATCGGCGTACCAACACCAAACATAGATGCCATAATCGTAATCGCTTCAACAATATTAGAGCGAGATTTCTATACAGAAGGTTTAACAGTAGAATCATTAGGATTAGAGAAATTAGGATTGGAATAAAAAACGCTTAGCTCATTCGCGAGCTAAGCGTTTTTCGATTTATTAAGCGACATTTTTAAATAATGATCTACTAATTATTGCGGCTATTACTGTTAATAAGAGTGTTAAGATGCCGATACCTATCCATGCGTATTGTACGAATACGTATCCGCCTAATATTGTTAATAAACTTGATCCTACATAATAACCTAATAAATATAAAGTTGAGGCGTGTGATTTGCTTGATTTAGTTAATGTGGCGATATAACTACTTTGAATGGAATGTGCGCCAAAGAATCCGAATGTCATTGCGGCGAGTCCTAATATATCAATTGGTAAGTATGTTATGAATGTAAGAATAATACCTACAATCATAATTGTTATGGCGATTGCATATGCTTTTTTTATACCAAGTTTATAACTGAGTTTTCCAAAGTTAATGGAGCTATACGTACCTATTAAATATAAAATAAATATAAAGGCAATCGTAAACTCACTAAGTGAGAATGGTGGATGTTCGAAACGTACCGTTATATAACTGTATATTGTGACAAAGGTACCCATTAATAAGAATGCTAGTGACATTGTTTTTAAAACGGCTGGGTTCTTTAATAGTTTTCCATATTTAATGAAATGTTGTTTCGGTGATACCCATTGTGGTGTTTGAACTGTTGAAGTTGGTAATAAAATAACCATTAATATTGCGAGTATTAAATTAAGGATGCTGAGCGATGCGATTGCAACTTGCCAATTCGCGATATCTGTTAGAATACCGACAACTACACGACCAGACATGCCTCCAAAGGTCGTTCCTGCTACATATAAACCCATTACTTTACTGACTCTATCTTTATGTACTTCATCAGCTATATATGCCATTGCGATAGAAGGCACACCACTTAAAGCTAATCCCATCAGACCACGAATGATGAGAAATATATGGAAGTTCGTTACGAAAACACTGATGATAGATAATACACTTACAAGTAATACAGAAATAGACATCATACGTTTCTTCTCAATATTGTTGAGCATTGGTACTAAAATTAAACCAATACCAAGCATAAAAGTAGAAACGGATAAAGTTAAACTGATATCTGATAGCGATACGTTAAAATATTGACTAACCCCATTAAATATCGGTTGCGTGACATAAAGGCTAGAAAAAATGATGAATCCTGCTAATAATAATGAAATAGATCTCTTTTTCTGTTCACTTGTCATATTGTATCTCTCCCTACAATAATAATCATAACGCTAAAAAAATCATTTTTCGAAAAATATGCATATATTATTCAATTATAATTGTGATATATTATAATAATCTGAATTTTTAAGTAAGGGGTGGGAATATGAGATACGAAATAGCTTTAGAGAAAATTGTACCTGCTTTGAAAAAAGTAAATGGAGTGTTATCAATATTCTTAAAGGGGTCTATTGCTAGAGGGGAAAATGATGCATATTCTGATTTAGATATTTATGTGATGTTAGAACGTGATGTACAAGTTGAAGAAGTATATGACAGTATTGTAGATGCACTAGAGCAATATCAACCGCTGTTATATAAAGAATTAGTGGAAATTATATGCCCTCAAATCGTTGGTGTATTTGAAGATATGTTACATATAGATTGTTATATTGTTCATGAACATGATTATCCTCAAACAGATGATATAAAAGTGATATATGACCCTAACGGTAGATTGAAGGAATATGATAAAAAAGATTTAAGTATAACTGAAGAAGTATTTATAGATTCAGCATTAGATAGTTGTTGGTTTATCTTTCAATATGATCACATAGTTGGAAGAGGACAATATTTATGGACGACTCAAATGATTGATAATGCACTTAATCATGCA encodes:
- a CDS encoding precorrin-2 dehydrogenase/sirohydrochlorin ferrochelatase family protein gives rise to the protein MYPVQLNLKGKHVVIIGGGQIAWRKFSKLKSEPCSIDVIAREFHEHFDTIQPTKHIRLIQADYQREHIAHADLIIIATNHPETNDRVAQDALSSQWVNHTGDRKQSDFYNSLDIEHNGLTISISSHGQDI
- a CDS encoding IS30 family transposase; translated protein: MTHTYSNMTNHKGTHLSYEECVQIETLKNLGFSNRAIARELGRAPQTINNEIHRGTTRQIKRQKQQHKVYEYETQIYFSSLGQQRYRQNRQQCGAQPLWKKNPLFIPWADHLMKKKRWSPEAVVAYAHKEQCFEREKIPSTTTVYAWIDQQIMETKNIDLLEKLKRRHSTQNSYHNHPHSRVLGPSIETRPSEIESRQSFGHWEIDTVIGTKDKSKPVILTLVERQTRFEILEIIESKSADAVSHALKNLFDSLGEKAPKIFKSITSDNGSEFASLYEEFGHMIEIYFTHPFSSYERGTSENQHKMIRRFIPKAHDLSNVQKRFIKAIQQYMNDYPRKTLNYNTAHHNMAESLKHLNLYESFQS
- a CDS encoding NAD/NADP octopine/nopaline dehydrogenase family protein, with amino-acid sequence MKIAIVGSGNGAVTAALDMISKGHEVKLYCRNQSIHKFDKAFERGGFDFINEGDKTFVKFTDISDDMSYVLKDAEVIQMIIPSSFIEHYAKTMAPLINNDQLLLFNIAAAMGSIRFINVLEKQHIETMPKFAELNTLTYGTRVDYDKAEVNLSLNVQKVHFSTYDKSYLTESFKTIKELYPYIVKEESLWKTNLENGNPEVHPGPTLLNVGRIDYADEFALYKEGITPHTVKLLHAVELERLSLGRKLGFELNTAKGARIERGYLSNDDEDEPLNKLFNTSPVFSQINGPNEVENRYLTEDIAYGLVLWSSLGKVIGVPTPNIDAIIVIASTILERDFYTEGLTVESLGLEKLGLE
- a CDS encoding MFS transporter, translated to MTSEQKKRSISLLLAGFIIFSSLYVTQPIFNGVSQYFNVSLSDISLTLSVSTFMLGIGLILVPMLNNIEKKRMMSISVLLVSVLSIISVFVTNFHIFLIIRGLMGLALSGVPSIAMAYIADEVHKDRVSKVMGLYVAGTTFGGMSGRVVVGILTDIANWQVAIASLSILNLILAILMVILLPTSTVQTPQWVSPKQHFIKYGKLLKNPAVLKTMSLAFLLMGTFVTIYSYITVRFEHPPFSLSEFTIAFIFILYLIGTYSSINFGKLSYKLGIKKAYAIAITIMIVGIILTFITYLPIDILGLAAMTFGFFGAHSIQSSYIATLTKSSKSHASTLYLLGYYVGSSLLTILGGYVFVQYAWIGIGILTLLLTVIAAIISRSLFKNVA
- a CDS encoding nucleotidyltransferase domain-containing protein, giving the protein MRYEIALEKIVPALKKVNGVLSIFLKGSIARGENDAYSDLDIYVMLERDVQVEEVYDSIVDALEQYQPLLYKELVEIICPQIVGVFEDMLHIDCYIVHEHDYPQTDDIKVIYDPNGRLKEYDKKDLSITEEVFIDSALDSCWFIFQYDHIVGRGQYLWTTQMIDNALNHAIKVLLYKYYPEKAVLGKKAAHHLPADIYSKLNHINDCNNSINHREAVAQYMNLYQDYIKDMVEEYWVEGFEKIYDYLYKKYA
- a CDS encoding IS110 family RNA-guided transposase, with translation MKLKLLKFNNLGVIFIEYFGIDVGKGKSFIAHYSNNEFVKEFEITHDNNGFESLNKYIKDFAGVYFLFEATGIYSKVLEKFCTVNNISFCVINPLEAKLLTNSLRNWKTDKSDAHKLAVLAKNINKKPSRNLMEEKYVKLRELTRYYEEINNQQNYLKNQLIQLLDMTFPELQNLFKDRYSKLALQVASKFPHPDFVDSNEIEELKNTINSCTEKIYQRKRKHNMQKKLVEFSMVSYPSVSKDSFLTDKLIYVIEDLLNLMKRHASIKQRLLVLAEEFEEFKIIKSIPGIGDLTAIMIIGELGDIKSFDSHKQLNAYVGIDIKRYQSGKTHFKDKINKRGNKHARSLFYLIIKNFLLGQRLFKNHIIDYYYKLKKQPNGKGHKTASIACVNKLLKTIHYLVINNKEYDYHLSPH
- a CDS encoding sirohydrochlorin chelatase; translated protein: MRKTILVVHGMRKGKLNETLLNFIHQTFNSDEIDYEVAFLESEEILLDEVIQQTVDAGYSRIHLVPLLLFTASHYYEDIEALYESFQENNPNVQFILSKPLGTHPIMTNWVASQLEAYKDDIDDETGIVVLAHGNARFDEPDVALTRICHELSTAQNPCYPSMVYGELRFKETLPKIAKKHRKLLIIPFFFYDGFLVNKSKRQIESLGLPNPITYTTAINFHPLLKDIVHLRIAECEAVPDVSSST
- the rocD gene encoding ornithine--oxo-acid transaminase; translation: MNQFIALTEKYSPNNYSPLDIVLTEGKGAHVKDSDGNTYIDCVSGFSVLNQGHGHPKIIQAFLDQSQKITMTSRALYSDNLGAWEEKICKLANKNKVLPMNTGTEAVETAIKVATKWGQDIKGINALDAEIIAMEGNFHGRTIGSLSLSSNDSYKEGFGVLAGNIKYSEFGNAEEIASLITPNTTAIILELIQGEGGVHIPPKNFIKEVKALCEQHQILLIADEIQVGLGRTGKMFAMEWEGVEPDIYLLGKALGSGLYPISAVVANDDVMQVLTPGTHGSTFGGNPLACAVSIAALDVLIDESLPERSQKLGEKLLNGLKKIDSPIIKEVRGRGLFIGIELNEQAQSIVSSINAQGVLCKETQGNIIRLAPPLVIEEQDIDTIVNVITQTIEEKSKQYQS
- a CDS encoding TIGR00366 family protein — translated: MIIKSTTILFIMKYAKKVKKDPSISLVYHDDTEKRHMYKDITNQESLVATKRQKIGIGVMLLFFIILVYRVITQGWFMVEMSGLFIVMGIVVGLARSIAVVLEDGKIMDSIVRGLGSVIDGATPTVVGMYIVQVLINFIISSGSGQALVTMPIMAPLADMLGITRQTPVLAFQLGDGFTHVFYPTSGYFMAALAIGGVSYTKWIRFFFPLFIVWGVISIISLIFAQLIGWS